A section of the Deinococcus yavapaiensis KR-236 genome encodes:
- a CDS encoding MBL fold metallo-hydrolase: protein FELRFFEVQHRVPTLAVRVEGGGKVLAYSADSVPCDALVACAREADLFVCDALVAESDGKDAARRAAALVHPTAREAGEMARAAGAKSLALVHLARFATRDRVLAEGQAAFEGQTAVPDDGTVLPV, encoded by the coding sequence TTCGAGTTGCGCTTTTTCGAGGTGCAGCACCGCGTGCCGACGCTGGCAGTGCGGGTGGAGGGCGGCGGCAAGGTGCTGGCGTACAGTGCGGACAGCGTGCCGTGCGACGCGCTCGTAGCGTGCGCGCGCGAAGCGGATCTGTTCGTGTGCGACGCCCTGGTCGCGGAGTCCGACGGGAAGGACGCGGCGCGTCGGGCGGCGGCCCTGGTGCACCCGACGGCGAGGGAAGCGGGTGAGATGGCGAGGGCGGCAGGGGCGAAGTCTTTGGCGCTGGTGCATCTGGCCCGCTTTGCCACACGTGACCGTGTGCTCGCCGAGGGGCAGGCCGCGTTCGAAGGCCAGACGGCGGTTCCGGATGATGGGACAGTACTCCCGGTCTAA